In a genomic window of Virgibacillus sp. SK37:
- a CDS encoding 16S rRNA (uracil(1498)-N(3))-methyltransferase, producing the protein MQRYFVSETGWGTNEVTILGEDVHHINRVMRYKEGANIICNHPDGRAAICELLVITADSVQAEIKQWLNENVELPIQVTVAQGLPKGDKLELILQKGTELGAYAFIPFQAERSIVNWDKKKQEKKLIRFNKIVKEASEQSHRNQIPTIYNTMTVERLIEDSAKYDIKLYAYEEQAKVSEYKSFGTVLSNVTTADKILICIGPEGGFSPEEAGQLNENGFQAIRLGPRILRTETAALYALASISYHFEELRCDS; encoded by the coding sequence TTGCAACGCTACTTTGTATCTGAAACAGGGTGGGGTACAAATGAGGTAACCATTCTTGGAGAAGATGTCCATCATATTAATAGAGTAATGCGCTATAAAGAAGGTGCCAATATAATCTGTAATCACCCTGATGGCAGAGCGGCTATTTGTGAACTTTTAGTTATTACAGCAGATAGTGTACAAGCAGAAATCAAACAATGGTTGAATGAAAACGTTGAGTTACCAATTCAAGTAACTGTTGCTCAAGGCCTACCAAAAGGTGATAAACTAGAGTTGATTTTGCAGAAAGGAACGGAATTAGGTGCATATGCTTTTATTCCTTTTCAAGCAGAACGCTCTATTGTTAATTGGGATAAAAAAAAGCAGGAAAAAAAGTTAATCCGTTTCAATAAAATTGTAAAAGAGGCAAGCGAGCAAAGTCACCGTAATCAAATTCCAACAATATATAATACCATGACTGTAGAACGATTAATCGAAGATAGTGCCAAATATGATATAAAGCTGTATGCCTACGAAGAACAAGCAAAGGTGTCGGAATATAAATCATTTGGGACAGTATTATCGAATGTTACTACTGCGGATAAAATACTTATTTGTATTGGTCCAGAGGGTGGTTTTTCTCCAGAAGAAGCCGGACAGCTAAATGAGAATGGCTTTCAGGCTATACGCTTAGGTCCCCGAATTTTACGAACGGAAACTGCAGCTTTATATGCTTTAGCAAGCATTTCCTATCATTTTGAAGAATTGAGGTGTGATTCATGA
- the mtaB gene encoding tRNA (N(6)-L-threonylcarbamoyladenosine(37)-C(2))-methylthiotransferase MtaB: MTTVAFHTLGCKVNHYETEGIWRMFKEHGYERVDFDHDADVYVINTCTVTNTGDKKSRQVIRRAIRKNPEGIVCVTGCYAQTSPGEIMEIPGVDIVVGTQDRKNMLQYIEEHKKTREPINGVTNIMKNRVFEEMDVPEFTDRTRASLKIQEGCNNFCTFCIIPWSRGLLRSRDPESVVDQAQKLVDAGYKEIVLTGIHTAGYGEDMTDYNFAMLLNDLETKVKGLKRIRISSIEASQITDEVIEALDQSEKIVRHLHIPLQSGSDSVLARMRRKYSSQFYKEKVEKIKKALPGLAITSDVIVGFPGETDEEFMETYDFIKDIGFSELHVFPFSRRTGTPAARMNNQVNEELKNERVHQLIELSNQLAKQYAANYEDEVLEVIPEEHSEDPLRPELLIGYTDNYLKVQFEGTPDMIGKIVRVKLTKAGYPINEGKFVKIMDNATHSMAKSVIN, from the coding sequence ATGACAACAGTGGCTTTTCATACATTAGGTTGTAAAGTGAATCATTATGAAACAGAAGGCATTTGGCGAATGTTTAAAGAACATGGATATGAACGTGTAGATTTTGACCATGATGCCGATGTTTATGTAATTAATACGTGTACTGTCACAAATACGGGAGATAAAAAAAGCAGGCAGGTAATACGAAGGGCTATACGCAAAAACCCTGAAGGAATTGTATGTGTTACCGGATGTTATGCTCAAACATCTCCAGGTGAAATAATGGAGATTCCCGGAGTGGATATTGTGGTAGGAACACAGGACCGTAAAAATATGCTTCAATATATTGAAGAACATAAAAAGACTAGAGAGCCAATTAATGGTGTAACAAATATAATGAAAAATCGTGTATTCGAAGAAATGGATGTTCCTGAATTTACAGACAGAACCAGAGCTTCCTTGAAGATTCAAGAAGGTTGTAACAACTTCTGTACATTTTGTATTATTCCATGGTCAAGAGGATTGCTTCGCTCAAGGGATCCGGAAAGTGTAGTAGACCAAGCCCAAAAGCTAGTTGATGCTGGTTACAAGGAAATTGTGTTGACAGGAATTCATACAGCAGGCTATGGAGAAGACATGACTGATTATAATTTCGCTATGTTGCTGAATGATCTTGAAACAAAGGTAAAAGGATTAAAGCGAATTCGTATCTCTTCCATCGAGGCAAGTCAGATAACGGATGAAGTGATTGAGGCACTTGATCAATCGGAAAAAATTGTCCGCCACCTCCATATTCCTCTGCAATCAGGTTCTGATAGTGTACTTGCAAGAATGAGGAGAAAATACTCCAGTCAATTCTATAAAGAAAAAGTAGAAAAAATAAAAAAAGCACTACCTGGATTGGCGATAACTTCAGATGTTATTGTTGGGTTTCCTGGTGAAACAGACGAAGAGTTCATGGAGACATATGATTTTATTAAAGATATTGGCTTTTCTGAATTACATGTCTTTCCGTTCTCCCGAAGAACAGGGACTCCTGCCGCTAGGATGAATAACCAAGTGAATGAAGAACTGAAAAATGAACGTGTACACCAGTTAATTGAGTTATCAAATCAATTGGCTAAACAATATGCTGCTAATTATGAAGATGAAGTTTTGGAAGTTATTCCAGAAGAACATTCCGAAGACCCTCTACGGCCTGAATTACTTATTGGTTATACGGATAATTATTTAAAAGTCCAATTTGAAGGTACTCCAGACATGATTGGAAAGATTGTTAGAGTTAAGTTAACTAAAGCCGGGTATCCAATCAATGAAGGTAAATTCGTTAAAATTATGGACAATGCTACACATTCGATGGCAAAGTCTGTAATAAACTAG